In one Niallia taxi genomic region, the following are encoded:
- a CDS encoding helix-turn-helix transcriptional regulator, with protein sequence MTNNKQEVYGFRFLDTLNQSFYQLFAVGNQIISKESYHWNGLTRKDGPLFLFQYTLAGCGYIEVDETLHKLGKGTGFMVEIPSNHRYFFLESNTDWEVLFIMFRPTNIEEEWRHAVSSLGQVFSMPEDSSPIRLLKSVFASAAKNHITDGFRASAIVYEFVMELFRNHVSAKKEKHSWPDPIAEAASYIEETYQSLQSLEEIAAKVNLSKYYFTRLYKKTTGYTPIEYLTKVRMEEAIRLLRDSDMTMEAIAQELGYSTGSYFIKVFHQWIGISPGEFRLATEHAYLHKLKLD encoded by the coding sequence ATGACAAATAACAAACAAGAAGTCTATGGTTTTCGGTTTTTAGATACATTGAATCAATCGTTCTACCAGCTTTTTGCAGTGGGGAACCAAATCATTTCAAAGGAGTCGTATCATTGGAACGGCTTAACTCGCAAGGATGGACCACTTTTTTTATTTCAATATACGCTCGCTGGCTGTGGTTATATAGAAGTGGATGAAACACTTCATAAATTAGGAAAAGGAACAGGCTTTATGGTGGAGATTCCAAGCAACCACCGCTACTTCTTTTTAGAAAGCAATACTGATTGGGAGGTCCTCTTTATTATGTTTCGGCCGACAAATATTGAAGAGGAATGGCGCCATGCAGTATCTAGTCTTGGTCAGGTCTTTTCAATGCCAGAAGACAGTTCGCCAATCCGTTTATTAAAAAGTGTTTTTGCCAGTGCAGCGAAAAATCATATAACTGACGGGTTTAGAGCCTCTGCCATTGTTTATGAGTTTGTCATGGAATTGTTCAGGAATCATGTTTCAGCAAAAAAAGAGAAACACTCATGGCCTGATCCCATTGCCGAAGCGGCTTCGTACATCGAGGAAACATATCAATCACTGCAAAGTCTTGAAGAGATAGCAGCTAAAGTTAATCTTTCAAAATATTACTTTACAAGATTATACAAAAAAACAACCGGATACACACCAATTGAGTATTTGACAAAGGTAAGAATGGAGGAGGCAATTAGGCTGCTGCGAGATTCTGATATGACAATGGAGGCAATTGCGCAAGAACTTGGCTACTCAACAGGAAGTTACTTTATCAAGGTTTTTCATCAATGGATTGGAATTTCACCTGGTGAATTCCGTTTAGCGACAGAGCATGCCTATTTACATAAATTAAAATTGGATTGA
- a CDS encoding STAS domain-containing protein — protein MKDELMYIGNKVINSQQILAVNMNDLLKQFFQGENMEGFERISEEKFSRWSANLFTIMGEALKDNDKKQTNELDNWAREAGGSFVKNYVPLSAALRSLTIYRNVIWNVFTVELEEKSFAAITMLDVGKIIDPLLDEISVIIGKVYEENSSRLMKIAYSALEELSVPVVPVAKETAIIPLIGQIDTDRSQLILEVALEESARLKVEYLILDISGVPIVDTMVADNLFKVVHALDLIGVKSIISGIRPEIAQTIITLGIDFSNVTTCANLHTALASIGLRRVAEPS, from the coding sequence TTGAAAGACGAATTAATGTATATTGGCAATAAAGTTATTAACAGCCAGCAAATTTTGGCTGTTAATATGAATGATCTGCTAAAGCAATTTTTTCAAGGTGAGAATATGGAAGGCTTTGAAAGAATTAGTGAAGAAAAATTTTCGCGCTGGAGTGCTAATCTGTTTACCATCATGGGCGAAGCATTAAAGGATAATGACAAAAAACAAACGAATGAGCTGGACAACTGGGCAAGAGAAGCTGGAGGCAGCTTCGTGAAAAATTATGTACCACTTTCAGCAGCATTACGGTCGCTTACAATTTATCGAAATGTTATCTGGAATGTGTTCACTGTTGAGCTGGAGGAAAAATCATTTGCAGCCATAACAATGCTTGATGTTGGAAAAATAATCGACCCTTTGCTTGATGAAATCAGTGTTATTATCGGTAAAGTTTACGAGGAAAACAGCAGCAGATTAATGAAAATTGCCTATTCTGCTTTAGAGGAATTATCTGTCCCTGTTGTGCCCGTAGCAAAAGAAACGGCGATTATACCGCTTATCGGTCAAATTGATACAGATCGCTCCCAGCTTATATTGGAAGTGGCGCTAGAGGAATCTGCTAGATTAAAGGTCGAATATTTGATTTTGGATATTTCTGGTGTCCCTATTGTCGACACAATGGTAGCCGATAATTTATTCAAGGTTGTTCATGCCCTTGATCTGATTGGTGTCAAATCCATTATTTCCGGAATTCGGCCTGAAATTGCCCAAACTATTATTACATTAGGAATCGATTTCAGCAATGTGACAACATGTGCCAACTTACATACAGCACTTGCCAGCATTGGATTAAGAAGAGTGGCAGAGCCCTCTTAA
- the srtB gene encoding class B sortase: MRAKLMIQRIITITAIIVFAYSVYKLVPPLYDYYTNRKVLETVQEIYKPTKNVENGNKETAIRSSFDPLLEINQDMVGWVTVDDTKINYPILQSSDNEFYLTRNYKKEETRAGSLFLDYRNDKKLENNKNTIIYGHRMKDGTMFSGLKKYLDKAFFEKHKTIHLDSLYEGYELEVFSVYQTTTDFYYIETEFSSDNEYLDFVDLLEEKSLYEADMDIKPEDSIVTLSTCDYAIDSLEGRLVVHAKLVKRGS; this comes from the coding sequence ATGAGAGCAAAGCTAATGATTCAAAGAATAATAACCATCACAGCAATAATAGTCTTTGCTTACTCAGTCTATAAGCTTGTTCCTCCTTTGTATGATTATTATACAAACAGAAAAGTGCTGGAAACGGTGCAGGAAATCTATAAGCCAACTAAAAACGTGGAAAACGGCAATAAGGAAACAGCTATCCGGTCCTCATTTGATCCATTGCTGGAAATAAATCAAGATATGGTCGGCTGGGTAACAGTTGATGACACAAAAATAAATTATCCTATCCTACAATCCTCTGATAATGAGTTTTACTTGACCCGTAATTATAAAAAAGAAGAAACGCGAGCAGGCAGTCTTTTTCTGGATTATCGAAATGATAAGAAACTCGAAAACAATAAAAATACCATTATCTATGGACATAGAATGAAGGATGGTACGATGTTCAGCGGTTTAAAAAAATATTTAGATAAAGCATTTTTTGAGAAGCACAAAACAATTCATTTAGATTCTTTATATGAAGGCTATGAGCTAGAAGTCTTTTCCGTTTATCAAACAACAACCGATTTTTATTATATAGAAACTGAATTTTCTTCAGATAATGAGTATCTCGATTTTGTTGATTTGCTGGAGGAAAAATCCTTATATGAAGCAGATATGGATATTAAGCCAGAGGATTCCATTGTTACATTATCAACCTGTGATTATGCCATTGATTCACTAGAAGGAAGACTGGTTGTCCATGCGAAGCTAGTGAAAAGAGGGAGTTGA
- a CDS encoding glycoside hydrolase family 27 protein produces MNHHRFAQTPPLGWNSWDCYGASVTEEEVKGNAEYMAKHLKDFGWQYIVVDIQWYEPGANSSQYRPFVELEMDEYSRLIPAVNRFPSSAEGKGFKPLSDYVHSLGLKFGIHIMRGIPRQAVHQNTGILDSDHTARDIAHPNSICPWNTDMYGVDANTSGAEAYYNSLFKLYAEWGVDYIKVDDIAASKLYTTHVDEIKLIRKAIDNCGRDMVLSLSPGPAPLEFADVLQDNANMWRMTDDYWDQWQLLYDMFERCEKWSGLSGPGYWPDCDMLPLGHIGIRSVDGGGADRWTRFTKEEQVTMLTLWSVFRSPLMFGGELRDNDSWTLSLLTNEDILELNQNGTDSRLIFRNGDKVAWTAKGPDNTVYVALFNIGEAECEVEVLLEDIGLTKIMTAKDVWEKESVHIEETVKAKLAPHSSKLYKIT; encoded by the coding sequence ATGAATCATCATCGTTTTGCCCAGACTCCTCCGTTAGGATGGAATAGCTGGGATTGTTATGGCGCATCAGTAACAGAAGAGGAAGTCAAAGGGAACGCTGAATATATGGCAAAGCATTTAAAGGATTTTGGATGGCAATATATTGTTGTAGATATTCAATGGTATGAGCCTGGCGCTAATTCCTCTCAGTATCGGCCCTTTGTAGAACTGGAGATGGACGAATATTCCCGGCTTATTCCTGCTGTAAACAGATTTCCTTCTTCAGCGGAAGGGAAAGGTTTTAAACCGCTCTCTGATTATGTTCATAGCCTTGGATTAAAGTTCGGCATCCATATAATGAGGGGAATTCCGAGGCAAGCAGTCCATCAAAATACAGGCATTTTAGACTCTGACCATACAGCCCGCGACATCGCTCATCCAAATTCAATCTGTCCATGGAATACAGATATGTATGGGGTAGATGCAAACACATCTGGTGCTGAGGCGTATTATAACTCTTTATTTAAGCTGTATGCCGAATGGGGAGTTGACTACATAAAGGTTGATGATATTGCAGCATCAAAGCTTTATACTACACATGTGGACGAAATTAAGCTGATAAGAAAGGCAATCGATAACTGTGGTAGAGATATGGTGTTAAGTCTGTCTCCAGGGCCTGCACCGCTCGAATTTGCTGATGTATTGCAGGATAACGCTAATATGTGGCGAATGACAGACGATTATTGGGATCAATGGCAGCTTTTATACGATATGTTTGAGAGATGTGAGAAATGGAGTGGGCTTTCAGGTCCAGGATATTGGCCTGATTGTGATATGCTCCCATTAGGACATATTGGCATTCGCTCTGTTGATGGAGGCGGTGCAGATCGTTGGACAAGGTTCACAAAGGAAGAACAGGTGACAATGCTGACATTATGGTCCGTGTTTCGTTCGCCACTCATGTTTGGCGGAGAGCTGCGGGACAATGACAGCTGGACACTGTCTTTACTAACAAACGAAGATATTCTTGAATTAAACCAAAATGGAACAGACAGCAGACTAATATTTAGAAATGGTGATAAAGTTGCTTGGACAGCCAAAGGACCTGATAACACTGTCTATGTAGCATTATTTAATATAGGCGAGGCTGAATGCGAAGTAGAAGTGTTGTTGGAAGACATCGGACTGACAAAAATAATGACAGCTAAGGATGTATGGGAAAAGGAATCCGTCCATATAGAGGAAACTGTTAAAGCAAAGCTTGCTCCACACAGCAGCAAGCTTTATAAAATAACATAA
- a CDS encoding GntR family transcriptional regulator, with the protein MAQKTKYNMVKEQITEWITTGQVKPGEKIHSENELVKMFGVSRHTIRQAIGDLVHEGWLYREQGAGTFCSDRKAETGLGSAGQAGKRTKNIGVITTYISDYIFPSIIKGIESYLSTKGYSLTFSCTDNDIDKEKQCLQTMLASNIDGLIVEPTKSSNFNPNINYYLELEQNKIPYLMINQFYSQLAPPYIMVNDEKGGYIATEHLIKLGHKRIIGLFKTDDLQGVNRMKGFIQAYKDHAVPFFQDMIINFTTEDQDKSLEALQEILQKEDRPTAIVCYNDQLAIKAISILRTMGLSIPNDISILGFDDSFLTEASEVKLTSITHPKMKMGEEAAKWIVAAVEKKSKPAPSIVYEPQIVVRESTASVAVTKQ; encoded by the coding sequence GTGGCACAAAAAACAAAATACAACATGGTTAAGGAACAAATTACTGAATGGATTACAACTGGCCAAGTCAAACCCGGGGAGAAAATTCATTCTGAAAATGAGCTTGTCAAAATGTTTGGAGTAAGCCGCCATACCATTCGCCAGGCAATAGGAGATTTGGTTCATGAAGGCTGGCTTTACAGGGAGCAAGGTGCCGGCACATTCTGCTCAGACAGAAAAGCGGAAACTGGGTTGGGCTCTGCTGGTCAAGCAGGCAAGCGCACAAAAAATATTGGTGTTATTACCACTTATATATCTGATTACATCTTTCCTTCCATCATTAAAGGCATAGAATCCTATTTATCAACAAAAGGCTATTCATTGACCTTTTCTTGTACAGATAATGACATTGACAAAGAAAAGCAATGCTTGCAGACAATGCTCGCTAGCAATATTGACGGACTTATCGTCGAGCCGACAAAAAGTAGTAACTTTAATCCTAATATCAATTACTATTTGGAACTAGAGCAAAATAAAATCCCATACTTAATGATCAACCAATTCTACTCACAGCTTGCGCCTCCTTACATTATGGTTAATGATGAAAAGGGCGGTTATATTGCGACAGAGCATTTAATTAAGCTTGGCCATAAGCGGATTATTGGTCTTTTCAAAACAGATGATTTACAAGGTGTTAACCGCATGAAGGGCTTTATACAAGCATACAAGGATCATGCCGTTCCTTTCTTTCAGGATATGATCATTAACTTTACAACAGAAGATCAAGACAAATCACTGGAAGCATTGCAGGAAATTCTCCAAAAAGAAGACAGACCGACTGCCATCGTATGCTATAATGATCAGCTCGCCATAAAAGCAATAAGCATTTTACGGACTATGGGATTATCTATCCCAAATGATATTTCTATCTTAGGCTTTGATGATTCCTTTTTAACAGAGGCTTCAGAAGTAAAGCTGACCTCCATAACGCATCCAAAAATGAAAATGGGCGAAGAAGCGGCGAAGTGGATTGTTGCTGCAGTCGAAAAGAAAAGCAAGCCGGCTCCATCAATTGTCTATGAACCCCAAATTGTAGTTAGAGAGTCCACTGCTTCTGTAGCTGTCACGAAGCAGTAA
- the isdG gene encoding heme oxygenase, producing MYIVTNTVKVKEGFAEGFIERFNRIGKIEEKAGFIGLEVLLTAGTTDYEEITIVTRWENKEGFLGWVGSEEFKESHAHRGGVPEFIIENKTTKYEVKVQRKPIIKEVAGS from the coding sequence ATGTATATTGTAACTAACACTGTTAAAGTAAAAGAAGGATTTGCGGAAGGATTCATTGAAAGATTTAATAGAATTGGAAAAATCGAAGAAAAAGCAGGTTTTATTGGATTAGAAGTATTGCTGACTGCTGGAACAACAGATTATGAGGAAATTACTATTGTCACAAGATGGGAAAACAAAGAAGGCTTCTTAGGATGGGTAGGAAGTGAGGAGTTTAAAGAATCACACGCACACAGAGGCGGCGTTCCAGAATTCATTATTGAAAACAAAACAACAAAATATGAAGTGAAGGTGCAAAGAAAACCGATTATTAAAGAGGTTGCTGGCAGCTAA
- a CDS encoding FecCD family ABC transporter permease, translating into MNKKIISFIVVILALVGVTVYSAAKGSISVGMMTLVDGVLHRNSEEVNVIIDLRFPRIIVSILTGAILAVSGVLFQSVMRNPLADAGIMGISAGASFFTLFGLLFLPSLFISSTLFAFLGGAVSCCIIYMLSWKSGLKPLRVILTGIAVSAMFTGLREALVNICAYFNVTVGASNASNLTMKTWEDVELIVPLGMLGIILAFLVSPWCNMLKLQDKKVVQLGVNIQLVRILISVIAVFLAAVATSIAGIIVFAGLIIPHISRQLVGTNHHILIPFSALAGAFLILTADTFGRLLIAPLEIPASTIMAVIGGPFLIFLLRKGDKLNGV; encoded by the coding sequence ATGAATAAGAAAATCATTAGTTTTATTGTTGTAATTTTAGCACTTGTCGGCGTGACCGTTTATTCCGCTGCAAAGGGAAGCATTTCTGTCGGCATGATGACATTGGTGGATGGGGTACTTCACCGTAATAGTGAAGAAGTAAATGTCATTATCGACCTCAGATTCCCGAGAATTATCGTTTCCATCCTCACAGGTGCAATTTTGGCAGTTTCAGGTGTGCTATTTCAGTCTGTCATGAGGAATCCGTTAGCAGATGCTGGAATCATGGGTATTTCTGCTGGAGCAAGCTTTTTCACCTTATTTGGGCTGCTGTTTTTACCTTCATTGTTTATCAGCAGTACGCTATTTGCCTTCTTAGGAGGAGCTGTTTCTTGCTGTATTATTTACATGCTTTCATGGAAATCCGGCTTAAAGCCATTACGAGTTATTCTGACAGGGATAGCAGTGAGCGCAATGTTTACAGGATTAAGAGAAGCATTAGTTAACATATGTGCTTACTTTAATGTAACAGTTGGCGCATCCAATGCCTCGAATTTAACCATGAAAACATGGGAGGATGTTGAGCTAATTGTTCCATTAGGAATGCTTGGAATAATCTTGGCATTTTTAGTAAGCCCATGGTGTAACATGCTGAAATTACAAGATAAGAAGGTTGTCCAGCTAGGAGTCAATATCCAGCTAGTCCGTATTCTTATTTCTGTTATTGCTGTCTTTCTCGCAGCTGTTGCAACATCTATTGCCGGAATTATTGTCTTTGCTGGGTTAATCATTCCTCATATTTCAAGACAGCTAGTTGGAACAAATCACCATATTTTAATACCCTTTTCCGCATTAGCTGGCGCCTTTTTGATATTAACTGCAGATACTTTCGGAAGGCTGTTAATCGCACCATTGGAAATACCAGCTTCCACGATAATGGCAGTAATTGGCGGACCATTTTTGATCTTTTTGCTGAGAAAGGGGGATAAATTAAATGGAGTTTAA
- a CDS encoding FecCD family ABC transporter permease produces MLEYVERKKKRITVLVSLLLLLLIAIYAGISFGAVSVSFKEIWTILVSSSEGTYEKIVYNLRLPRVIVGLCVGACLAASGALLQGVMRNPLADPGIIGVSSGGGLFAIVTMVIFPQYSYLLPFIAFIGAFLTTILIYLFAWDKGASPVKIILAGVAMNAVLGAIMNGIMVLYSDRVQSVIGWLSGGLNGRSWYHVEIILPYTIIMLLISLFAIKPVNILILGDDSAKLLGQNVELIRMLIILLASFLAGIAVSVAGLIGFIGLVVPHIIRLLIGEDYRFLLPFSIIGGAALVVIADTAARSLFDPIELPVGILLAALGGPFFIILLRRRRMV; encoded by the coding sequence ATGTTGGAATATGTAGAAAGAAAGAAAAAACGGATAACAGTCCTTGTTAGTCTCCTGCTATTGCTGCTTATTGCGATATATGCAGGCATCTCATTTGGAGCAGTTTCTGTCTCTTTTAAAGAAATATGGACTATTCTTGTATCCAGCAGTGAGGGTACGTATGAAAAAATCGTCTATAATCTCCGCCTGCCAAGAGTTATTGTGGGACTATGTGTGGGTGCATGCCTTGCTGCATCAGGAGCCTTGCTGCAGGGAGTGATGAGAAATCCTTTGGCAGATCCGGGCATCATCGGTGTCTCCTCTGGCGGAGGATTATTCGCTATCGTTACAATGGTCATTTTTCCTCAATACAGCTATTTATTGCCATTTATTGCTTTTATCGGTGCATTTCTAACAACAATATTGATTTATTTGTTCGCATGGGATAAAGGGGCATCACCAGTTAAAATCATCCTGGCAGGTGTTGCGATGAATGCTGTGTTAGGTGCCATTATGAATGGAATAATGGTGCTGTACAGTGACAGAGTACAATCTGTAATTGGCTGGCTCTCAGGCGGCCTTAATGGCAGAAGCTGGTATCATGTCGAAATTATTTTGCCATATACCATTATTATGCTGCTGATTAGCTTATTCGCCATTAAACCTGTCAATATACTGATTCTAGGAGATGACTCTGCCAAGCTACTTGGACAAAATGTTGAACTGATCCGCATGCTGATCATCCTGCTAGCATCCTTTTTAGCAGGTATAGCTGTCAGTGTTGCTGGTCTGATTGGATTTATCGGGCTCGTTGTACCGCATATTATCCGTCTTCTGATCGGAGAGGACTATCGATTTTTGCTGCCTTTTTCGATTATTGGCGGTGCTGCACTCGTCGTCATTGCTGATACGGCAGCACGAAGTCTATTCGATCCAATTGAATTGCCTGTCGGTATTTTGCTAGCAGCACTTGGTGGTCCCTTCTTTATCATTCTGCTGCGGAGAAGGAGGATGGTGTAA
- a CDS encoding ABC transporter substrate-binding protein — MFNKKIGKTMILMSMALLLAACSKPTGEAAESTAGSIAIKDFANRTVTFSKAPESIAALGSGDVDLMHAFGKEVVGKPTLSDEGQLAKTAKDAEEIGTTHEVNYEKIALLQPDVVLANVGFNQEDVPTIEGLGTKVILTEANSISDIKKQITLYGEMLQETDKAAQLKEDLAVDLKAAASALKDTDKRVLLVYGAPGTYMAALPNSLSGDFLAAAGGINVASDYPALEKFPQYAQINTERVVEANPDAVLLITHGDAEEIKQGFLKEMKQNAAWTSLDAVKKERVEVLPSELFGTNPGTRAVDAVQYLVELLNHLE, encoded by the coding sequence TTGTTTAACAAAAAAATAGGAAAAACAATGATATTGATGAGTATGGCGCTGCTGCTTGCCGCTTGTAGCAAGCCTACAGGAGAAGCTGCAGAGTCAACAGCTGGTTCTATTGCTATAAAGGACTTTGCCAATCGAACAGTGACATTTTCTAAAGCACCGGAAAGCATTGCTGCATTAGGAAGCGGCGATGTTGATTTAATGCATGCGTTCGGTAAAGAGGTAGTTGGCAAACCGACGCTTTCCGATGAAGGTCAGCTTGCCAAAACGGCAAAGGATGCGGAGGAAATTGGCACAACACATGAAGTGAATTATGAAAAAATTGCTTTGCTGCAGCCAGATGTTGTGTTAGCAAATGTTGGCTTTAATCAAGAGGATGTTCCGACAATAGAAGGGCTCGGAACAAAGGTAATCCTGACAGAGGCAAATTCTATCAGTGATATTAAAAAGCAAATTACTCTTTATGGTGAAATGCTACAAGAGACAGACAAAGCTGCCCAATTAAAGGAGGACCTGGCTGTTGATTTAAAGGCTGCTGCTTCCGCGCTAAAGGACACGGATAAACGTGTGCTGCTTGTTTACGGAGCTCCTGGAACATATATGGCGGCATTGCCCAATTCATTAAGCGGAGATTTTTTAGCAGCAGCTGGAGGGATTAATGTAGCAAGTGATTATCCTGCATTAGAAAAATTTCCACAGTATGCGCAAATAAATACAGAGAGAGTTGTAGAGGCAAATCCTGATGCCGTTCTCTTAATTACACATGGTGATGCGGAGGAAATTAAGCAAGGCTTTTTAAAAGAAATGAAGCAAAATGCAGCTTGGACTTCATTGGATGCTGTTAAAAAGGAAAGAGTTGAAGTTTTGCCAAGCGAATTGTTTGGCACCAATCCAGGCACAAGAGCAGTGGACGCTGTTCAATACTTGGTTGAATTGTTAAATCATTTGGAGTGA
- the isdE gene encoding heme ABC transporter substrate-binding protein IsdE: protein MKYVKAWLLLSICLLLVSCSAQKSEVKTSKPAETDTEHTVVATTLAVAEIMDKLEVDLAGVPTTQYTLPERYKDVVEVGNPMSPDMEIIKSLKPTEVLSVTTLEYDLSEKFESMKIQASFVNLESVDNMIQSINDLGAKYDRAENAKTLVDTIESKVNEIKDETKDKEQPVVLILLGVPGASYLVSTENSYVGNLVEVMGGKNAVEGQAAEYISANTEFLQQTNPDIILRLSHGVPDQVAKEFDKEFAENDIWKHFNAVKNGKVYDLEEPIFATTANLNITQALDQLMEMMYE from the coding sequence ATGAAATATGTAAAAGCATGGTTACTTTTAAGTATATGTCTTTTGCTTGTTAGCTGCTCTGCACAAAAAAGTGAGGTAAAAACCAGCAAGCCGGCAGAAACTGATACGGAACACACCGTTGTGGCAACAACATTAGCTGTTGCTGAAATCATGGATAAGCTTGAAGTGGATTTAGCAGGTGTGCCAACAACACAGTATACACTTCCAGAAAGATACAAAGATGTGGTAGAAGTGGGTAATCCGATGAGCCCTGATATGGAAATCATCAAATCCCTTAAACCGACAGAAGTACTATCTGTCACGACATTGGAATATGACTTAAGTGAAAAGTTTGAGAGTATGAAAATTCAAGCATCCTTTGTGAATTTGGAAAGCGTTGATAATATGATTCAGTCTATAAACGATCTTGGAGCAAAATACGATCGTGCTGAAAATGCCAAGACGCTTGTTGATACCATTGAATCAAAGGTTAATGAAATCAAGGACGAAACAAAGGACAAGGAGCAGCCAGTTGTTTTAATATTGCTCGGTGTCCCTGGTGCAAGCTATCTTGTCTCGACTGAAAATTCGTATGTTGGCAATTTAGTGGAAGTTATGGGTGGGAAAAATGCTGTGGAGGGTCAGGCCGCAGAATACATATCAGCAAATACAGAGTTTCTGCAGCAAACCAATCCAGATATAATTTTGCGCTTATCACATGGTGTACCAGATCAAGTTGCTAAAGAATTTGATAAGGAATTTGCAGAAAATGATATTTGGAAGCATTTTAACGCAGTGAAAAACGGAAAAGTGTACGACTTGGAAGAGCCGATTTTCGCTACAACTGCTAATTTAAACATCACCCAAGCATTAGATCAGCTTATGGAAATGATGTATGAGTAG
- a CDS encoding ABC transporter ATP-binding protein — protein sequence MAVLKSEELQFRQGKFQLHDINIEFPEGKMTAIVGPNGSGKSTLLKLFARLLKADNGLVTLDNQLIHKYKRKEYSQKIAMLPQAKEVMPSITVKELVGYGRVPFQRLTGPVSEEDKEIIAWAIRETGLENMADRMVGQLSGGELQRARIAMALAQKTSVLLLDEPTTFLDITHQLELMKILSRINKTYQITVIMVLHELQYAGAYSDNLIVMKRGEIYQTGKPQAILTAQLLKEVYEIDASIKFENNYPVIIPKN from the coding sequence ATGGCAGTGTTAAAATCAGAGGAACTGCAGTTCAGACAAGGGAAATTCCAGCTTCATGATATTAACATTGAATTTCCAGAGGGAAAAATGACCGCAATTGTTGGACCAAATGGTTCAGGGAAATCTACCCTCTTAAAATTATTTGCACGCCTTTTAAAAGCAGATAACGGCTTGGTGACATTGGACAATCAGCTTATTCATAAATATAAAAGAAAAGAGTATTCCCAAAAAATAGCGATGCTTCCGCAAGCAAAAGAGGTGATGCCAAGCATTACAGTGAAGGAACTCGTCGGCTATGGAAGGGTGCCTTTTCAACGGCTTACAGGTCCCGTATCTGAAGAGGATAAAGAGATTATTGCGTGGGCAATAAGAGAAACTGGACTAGAGAATATGGCAGATCGAATGGTTGGCCAATTGTCAGGCGGTGAATTGCAAAGAGCGAGGATTGCTATGGCATTAGCTCAGAAGACGTCTGTTTTATTGCTTGATGAACCAACTACATTCTTAGACATTACACACCAGCTAGAACTAATGAAAATTCTCTCTAGAATAAATAAAACCTATCAGATTACCGTCATTATGGTGTTACATGAGCTTCAATATGCGGGCGCATACAGTGACAATCTTATTGTTATGAAGCGTGGCGAAATCTATCAAACCGGAAAGCCTCAAGCAATATTAACTGCTCAGTTACTGAAAGAAGTATATGAAATTGATGCATCAATTAAGTTTGAGAACAATTATCCAGTAATTATTCCAAAAAATTAG
- a CDS encoding ABC transporter ATP-binding protein, with protein MEFKELSFSYDDKAFMEKLEGKIEHNKITTIIGPNGCGKSTLLSLLARGQKHSAGSITLDGKDIYSYKHKDFARKIAMVNQTNHISEDMTVEELIQFGRIPYKKIWKQENDDDKDAIEWALECTNLQNYKDIPVSALSGGQRQRVWIALALAQKTEILFLDEPTTYLDIYHQLELLSLIRELNQVHGITIVMVLHDMNQALRYSDMVIVMKSGAIKAYGPPKQVITQEKIKEIYDVHIAVNEDDKTGLYIVPLSI; from the coding sequence ATGGAGTTTAAAGAGCTATCCTTCTCTTATGATGACAAAGCTTTTATGGAAAAGTTGGAAGGAAAGATAGAACACAATAAAATAACAACTATTATTGGTCCGAATGGCTGTGGCAAATCAACCCTATTATCACTTCTGGCAAGAGGTCAAAAACACTCCGCTGGGTCGATAACACTTGATGGTAAGGATATTTATTCCTATAAACATAAGGACTTTGCCAGAAAGATTGCAATGGTAAACCAGACAAACCACATCTCAGAGGATATGACAGTAGAGGAGCTTATCCAATTTGGGAGAATACCTTACAAAAAAATCTGGAAACAGGAAAATGATGATGATAAAGATGCAATAGAGTGGGCGCTGGAATGTACGAATCTGCAAAACTACAAGGATATTCCTGTAAGTGCATTATCAGGGGGGCAAAGACAGCGAGTCTGGATTGCGCTAGCACTTGCCCAAAAAACAGAGATATTGTTTCTAGATGAACCAACAACGTACTTGGATATATATCATCAACTAGAGCTGCTGTCCTTAATTAGAGAGTTAAATCAAGTACATGGTATTACCATTGTAATGGTTCTCCATGACATGAATCAGGCTTTGCGCTATTCAGACATGGTCATTGTGATGAAGTCTGGAGCTATTAAGGCTTATGGGCCGCCGAAGCAAGTGATTACACAGGAAAAAATCAAGGAAATATATGATGTCCATATTGCCGTTAATGAAGATGACAAAACAGGCTTATACATCGTTCCGTTGAGCATTTAA